A genomic window from Candidatus Nitrosoglobus terrae includes:
- a CDS encoding FAD-binding oxidoreductase, producing the protein MNNSPIITSGFLTALSQIVGKQRVYSDPADCWAYGYDNSRRHELPGGVVFALKHEEVHDIIQLCNQKRVPVIPRGRGTGTTGATVPVNGGLILSLERMNSIHLIDPANRAMIVEPGVTNQEVQIAAGQQGFFWPPDPTSAAFCTVGGNLAYNSAGPRAVKYGTPRENVLGLRAITGAGEEIRCGVYTTKGVVGYDFTRLLIGSEGTLAVITEATLKLTPLPETKRTLRAAYKDAESAGQAVAALMSQPIIPCALEFMDHQAVSLAQAQGGVDLPSGVGALLMIEVDGPTVAMEDAITKIKKAATNTGLLEITVAGTIQETEKLWSVRKALSPALRTLAPKKINEDVVVPVSHLATLIRGLERLAQEFAITIVNFGHAGNGNIHVNLLANPDNLAEMKRTKQCLERVFDLVLSLNGTLSGEHGVGLEKRDFINKEIDPTTLDLMRRIKDQFDPNGILNPQKMLPLKA; encoded by the coding sequence TTGAATAACTCGCCTATCATCACTTCAGGATTTCTCACCGCACTTAGTCAAATTGTAGGTAAACAACGAGTCTATTCCGATCCAGCTGATTGCTGGGCTTATGGTTATGACAATAGCCGCCGTCACGAATTACCTGGTGGCGTAGTTTTCGCACTAAAGCATGAGGAAGTACATGATATTATTCAATTGTGTAATCAGAAGCGGGTGCCTGTTATTCCTCGGGGGCGAGGCACTGGTACTACGGGGGCTACTGTTCCAGTCAATGGCGGTCTTATCCTTTCTTTAGAACGAATGAATTCTATCCACCTTATTGATCCGGCTAACCGAGCAATGATAGTAGAACCTGGAGTCACTAACCAAGAAGTACAAATTGCTGCTGGTCAACAGGGCTTTTTTTGGCCCCCTGATCCAACGAGCGCTGCTTTCTGTACTGTCGGTGGTAATCTAGCTTATAATTCTGCGGGTCCACGGGCAGTAAAATATGGTACCCCTCGGGAAAATGTACTGGGCCTTCGAGCCATTACCGGTGCTGGAGAAGAGATCCGTTGTGGCGTTTATACCACTAAAGGAGTCGTGGGTTATGATTTTACTCGTCTTCTTATAGGCTCTGAAGGCACGTTAGCGGTTATCACTGAGGCAACGCTTAAACTGACACCCTTACCTGAAACTAAGCGTACTCTTCGTGCTGCCTACAAAGATGCAGAGAGCGCTGGACAGGCGGTGGCAGCTCTCATGAGTCAGCCGATTATCCCCTGTGCACTAGAATTTATGGATCATCAAGCCGTTAGCCTAGCTCAAGCACAAGGTGGAGTAGATTTACCTTCAGGAGTGGGGGCACTGCTCATGATTGAAGTAGATGGCCCAACGGTCGCAATGGAGGACGCTATTACTAAAATTAAAAAAGCAGCGACAAATACCGGATTATTAGAAATCACTGTGGCAGGTACCATTCAAGAAACTGAAAAACTATGGTCAGTCCGAAAAGCGCTTTCACCCGCCTTACGTACCCTAGCGCCTAAAAAAATCAATGAAGATGTGGTGGTTCCTGTTTCCCATCTAGCAACGCTTATTAGAGGATTAGAGCGCTTAGCTCAAGAGTTTGCAATTACTATTGTCAACTTTGGCCACGCAGGTAACGGGAATATCCATGTAAATTTACTGGCTAACCCTGATAACCTCGCGGAAATGAAACGTACTAAACAATGTCTAGAACGGGTATTTGATTTAGTTTTAAGTCTCAATGGCACTCTTTCTGGAGAGCATGGCGTAGGACTAGAAAAACGAGATTTTATAAACAAAGAAATTGATCCTACTACCCTAGATCTCATGAGGCGCATTAAAGATCAATTTGATCCTAATGGAATCCTTAATCCTCAAAAAATGCTGCCTTTAAAAGCATAA
- a CDS encoding phosphoheptose isomerase produces the protein MNPKERIEQNFFNSAQLKLSAMSTLAPCIELASQHLLESFQRSNKVLSCGNGGSAADAQHFSSELVNRFEQERRSLPAIALTTDTSALTSIANDYRFEAIFSRQIEALGNAGDILLAISTTGNSANIVQAIKTAYSRNMSIIALTGYDGGKIAPLLTKQDVEIRVPAHNTARIQEIHLLIIHCLCDLIDHHLCSN, from the coding sequence ATGAATCCCAAGGAACGCATTGAGCAAAACTTCTTTAACAGCGCTCAACTGAAATTATCCGCCATGAGTACGCTAGCTCCTTGTATCGAACTTGCAAGCCAGCATCTACTAGAAAGCTTTCAGCGATCTAATAAAGTGTTAAGCTGTGGTAATGGAGGTAGCGCCGCTGATGCTCAACATTTTTCCTCAGAGCTTGTTAACCGCTTTGAGCAAGAGCGCCGCAGTTTGCCTGCAATTGCCTTAACTACTGATACCTCTGCCTTAACTTCCATTGCTAACGACTATCGTTTTGAAGCTATTTTTTCCCGCCAAATTGAAGCCCTTGGTAATGCAGGTGATATCCTGCTCGCTATTAGTACCACGGGTAATTCAGCTAATATTGTCCAAGCGATTAAGACAGCCTATAGCCGTAATATGAGCATTATTGCGCTAACCGGGTATGATGGCGGTAAGATAGCACCTTTATTGACTAAACAGGACGTAGAAATACGGGTACCCGCTCATAATACTGCACGCATTCAAGAGATCCATTTATTAATTATTCATTGCTTATGCGATTTAATCGATCATCATTTATGCTCTAATTAA
- a CDS encoding YraN family protein yields the protein MKRETSYNKGRQAEHLARDYLQTQGLRLTQCNYRCYFGEIDLIMEDSKNLIFVEVRYRRNGRFGHAIESITATKRSRLITTAQHYLQQAKVGQNKPCRFDVVGVTLEPAGTYNIIWLQDAFRAD from the coding sequence ATGAAACGAGAAACTAGCTATAATAAAGGCCGGCAAGCAGAGCATTTAGCACGGGACTATCTTCAGACCCAAGGCTTACGTTTAACTCAGTGTAATTACCGCTGTTACTTTGGTGAAATTGATTTGATCATGGAGGATTCCAAAAATCTAATTTTTGTAGAGGTACGTTATCGCCGTAACGGACGTTTTGGCCATGCGATAGAAAGCATAACCGCGACTAAGCGGTCTCGCCTAATTACAACGGCCCAACACTACCTACAACAAGCGAAAGTAGGCCAGAATAAGCCTTGCCGCTTTGATGTGGTGGGGGTTACGCTTGAGCCAGCAGGAACTTATAATATTATCTGGCTACAAGATGCGTTTCGTGCCGATTAA